DNA from Ensifer canadensis:
AGCCTTTGCTTCACACTTGGTCACTTTCCGTTGAAGAACAATTCTATATTGTATTTCCCGCTGCCGCTTACATTTCGTACAAATATGCGAGAAAGAGAATACTGTGGGTTGTCTTTGCAGCTCTGACGATGTCATTCGTCCTGAGTGTATTTGAGGTATATCACAAACCCGAAAAAGCTTTTTACCTGCTGCATTTCCGCGTTTGGGAGTTACTGATTGGAGTTGTTGTGGCGCTTTCGCCGCGGCCCTGCTATTCAGCTCGAACCAGCCAAGCGCTGACCGCAATCGGTCTCTTATTGGTGTTCGGGGCTGCCTTTCTGTACTCCTCTAATACCCCGTTTCCGGGAATTGCTGCAGCGGTCCCTTGCGTCGGCACGGCACTCGTAATTCACTCTCATTGCACAAGCGGGTGGATAGCACGCTTTCTCGACAATCCCGTCTGCATTTTTGTCGGTCGGATCTCATATTCGCTCTACCTTTGGCATTGGCCCCTTATCGTTTTTTCCCGCAACTATCTTGGCAGTGATCTCACCACCGAGCAGGCCCTCATCGTCGTTGCGCTGTCGTTTGCGACGGCTTACCTTTCCTGGAGATTTGTTGAGCAGCCTGCGCGATACGGGCGGCTAGCCATATCGGGCGCGGCCACAGCCGGCCTGAGCAGCGTAGCGATCGCCTCGGCGATCGCCTTTGGAATTTTGGTCAACAGTCTGAACGGTGTCCCGCAGAGATTACCTGAAGAGGCGCGCAGACTTTACGAAGCCACTTATGATGACGGCCCTTTCATCGCCGCTGAGTGTTTCGCCGATTCCAACGGAAATGGTCTAACGCCGGTTCAGATTAGGAAAGGCGAGCTTTGTACTCTTGGGGTAGAAACCAAGAGTGAGCCGCAGTTCCTCGTGTGGGGAGATTCTCACGCAGCGGCGATTGCTCCAGCGATCGACGTCGCGGCTCGCGAAGCGGGGCTATCGGGCATGTTTGTTGGGCGAGGATCGTGCCCGCCACTCCCGAACTCGGATTTCGGGCCAAGTTGGGCAGTTAAGCGTTGTGTCGAACACAATTCTGCGGTGATGGCTCTCATCCAACAAAGGAAATTCCCTTATGTTTTTATGGTTGGCTACTGGCCGAAGTACGTCCACAGGGCAGAGCTGCCGCGTCAAGGCGGCGTTTTCGATCCCAGCATCGAGCCTTCTACGGTAGACTGGTCCGCCCCTGTCCGCGAAAGTCTCAATACGACGATCGCCACTTTTACCCAGCAGGGGACCAAGACTGTGTTGGTGATGGATGTACCGGAAATGGGTCATGAGGTTCCGGAAGCCCTTGCACAGGCCGTGGTTTCAGGTAGCACTCTCGATGTGGCTCCACCTCTTGAATATACTCATAAGCGTCAGGCATTAGCGCGTAAGGTTTTGGAAGAGGTCGCGAAGTCGAGTGGATCTTTGGTTGTCGATCCGCTGAGTACTCTTTGCGATAAATTTCGCTGCCATGCTATGCGAGGGGCAACTGTGTTATATAAGGACGAAGATCATCTGTCCGCAAAAGGAGCAGAAAGCCTCGCCGCAGTGTTCCGTCCGGTGCTAAATGTAATCGAAGCAAAGGAGCAATCTTCCAACAGGTTACCACGTTCCTGATGGCATAGCGTCACGAGAGGCTGCCCCATAGGTTCTCTGTTGGTTTGGCCCCTTGTCCCTCAAAATGCGAGTTCGAATTGCGTCTGCTAGATTTTGATCGGCGCATGGCTTCGGCGGTACGATGGTTTACAAGAGCGTTGTCGATTGCGCGCCATCAGATTGGCTACCCGTATTGGCCGATACAAGTAGTGACCTTTTGCCGTTGTAGTGGGGCCAAAACTTTCGCCCGGTCGGAATGAAAGCTTGCAGCTGAAGCGATGGCGGCGAAAATATAACCACCGATCCGCGGTGACTTTCATACGGCAACTTCGATCCTTCATAGTCCGACATTCAGGGTCACGGCTCCTGCGGCGACCTGAGCGCCGGGAAGCTCCTTGCGCCCCGGGGCTTGCGTCAGATTGTAAATCTAGCGGTAATTCGTTCTTGGCCGGAGAATGGCATTGGAGGCTTAAAGGTTACCGGTTCACGCTATTCAAATTGAAAATGGTATCTTCTCCTGCTAAAAAAACCTGTCGCGATTAAAGTTTCTGGGAGGGAAAAATCGTGCGGATCGATGATGAACGATTGAGAGTTGCGACTCTCCACTTTGTGGTGAAACAACTTGTTGCGAGAATACTTAAAGACAATCCTACCGCCGACCTAAAATACGATGTTCTGAGCGCACTTGAACAAATCACCCCGTGCTTCGGGTCCGATGACGTCGAGCGAGGTGTAATTAGGGTAAGCATGCATAGCGAGGCGAATGCAATCTTGGATTGGGCGATCGAAGGAAAAGGATCGTCGACCTCGCTGATCGAAGGTCTGCCCTTACCGACGACTAGCCACTATCGCGAGTGGCGCTAGTTCGCGTTGATTGGACCTACCAGGGCAGAGCCTATTCAATGGGCGCCTCGCGTCAGCGAAGATGGCATACCTTGCACGGGCGGATTTTTCATCAACAGTGTTGCCGATTATTCTCCCAAATTCCCCGTTAATTCAACCTCTGACAAGATCGGTTTGCCGGGATGAAGGGCTTGAAAACTGCAGTTCTCATCAATGACACGTCCACGAAAGCCCATCTCGGATGTCGAGTGGTCGTCGGTCAAATAGCTCGTTTGGCGAAATCGGCCGGAATTCGGATCGTTGCGTCCGCTTCAGTTCATACTGATTGGCGAGAGCATCAGAGCCTTATTGCCACCATGCGGTCTGTCGATCTTGTGATCGTCAACGGCGAGGGAACTTTGCATGATGCTACTAGGCAGGCGAGGGCGCTCGCTGAAGTGGGCCCGTTCTGTCGGGCTGCCGGCGTTCCGAGCGTGCTCATCAATAGCGTATACGAACGAAACAACGCAGAGATAGCCGCGGCATGCCAGGCCTTTAACAGAGTGTATGTCAGAGAGTCCATCAGCGCTCTTGAAGCGCGAAGGGTGGGACTGAGGGCTGAAGTTGTGCCGGATCTCACCTTGTCTAGCGATGTCATGGATGCTTTCGTCGGGATGCCAAGAGTATCCACAATCGTTGTAACAGACAACGCGAACAGAGATGTCGCACGGAATGCACTGGAGGAAGCGTTGAAGAGGGACGATATCTCTTTTCTTCATCTCGACACGTCAGAGCCGAGCAATCCATTTTTGGATGCAGGGGATATGCCAGAATTCGTATTCATGAACTCTGGAATGGTGACCGAGCCGCCGCCACCTTCTCAGCGACGACAAAGCACAGCAATTCGCTCGTTTCGAAAGTCGCTGCTCAAGCCCAATGTGTTTCGGCGCATGAAAATGATCCGTCAGTTAAGCGAGCCTCTAGCGTCCAAACAAATCCTCTC
Protein-coding regions in this window:
- a CDS encoding acyltransferase family protein, with amino-acid sequence MAVSQHHNGYRPDLDGLRAVAILPVLLFHAGFEVFRGGFVGVDVFFVLSGFFMARIILGDLERGSFSFVEFYLRRARRIFPALFVMMAASALAAWLLFMPQEFEYFASSLSSSALFVSNVLFQRESGYFDIASDLKPLLHTWSLSVEEQFYIVFPAAAYISYKYARKRILWVVFAALTMSFVLSVFEVYHKPEKAFYLLHFRVWELLIGVVVALSPRPCYSARTSQALTAIGLLLVFGAAFLYSSNTPFPGIAAAVPCVGTALVIHSHCTSGWIARFLDNPVCIFVGRISYSLYLWHWPLIVFSRNYLGSDLTTEQALIVVALSFATAYLSWRFVEQPARYGRLAISGAATAGLSSVAIASAIAFGILVNSLNGVPQRLPEEARRLYEATYDDGPFIAAECFADSNGNGLTPVQIRKGELCTLGVETKSEPQFLVWGDSHAAAIAPAIDVAAREAGLSGMFVGRGSCPPLPNSDFGPSWAVKRCVEHNSAVMALIQQRKFPYVFMVGYWPKYVHRAELPRQGGVFDPSIEPSTVDWSAPVRESLNTTIATFTQQGTKTVLVMDVPEMGHEVPEALAQAVVSGSTLDVAPPLEYTHKRQALARKVLEEVAKSSGSLVVDPLSTLCDKFRCHAMRGATVLYKDEDHLSAKGAESLAAVFRPVLNVIEAKEQSSNRLPRS
- a CDS encoding polysaccharide pyruvyl transferase family protein — encoded protein: MKTAVLINDTSTKAHLGCRVVVGQIARLAKSAGIRIVASASVHTDWREHQSLIATMRSVDLVIVNGEGTLHDATRQARALAEVGPFCRAAGVPSVLINSVYERNNAEIAAACQAFNRVYVRESISALEARRVGLRAEVVPDLTLSSDVMDAFVGMPRVSTIVVTDNANRDVARNALEEALKRDDISFLHLDTSEPSNPFLDAGDMPEFVFMNSGMVTEPPPPSQRRQSTAIRSFRKSLLKPNVFRRMKMIRQLSEPLASKQILSRIAGMRGVVAGRFHAACMSMLSETPFVAMSSNTSKMYGMLSDAGIGQFLTDDPKVAFEKIEYWKEADSFAVAAYIQKARRDAKAMFEEIGNLR